In one window of Meiothermus sp. DNA:
- a CDS encoding Druantia anti-phage system protein DruA, which produces MSDAELPALRNLLVTKLNEMGLSPASGIVDKEKLRELHQKAREFEIAKQRVWIDTNFRKYEKFVARPEEIDPYKIRPVLVEVTSQEHLNLFRFARLVWWSLPHTRGYGRRLQFLIFDEQNSKLMGLIGLQSPPIDFPARDRLFKYPKEEKIELVNQTMDIFTLGSFPPYNELLGGKLAALAVTSNEVRKAYIRKYGTSVTEMRGAILPPNLVALTTTSAYGRSSIYNRLKFKGQLVGRSLGFTEGYGSFHLHELYPLFKTFLELQGFKVSGGYGVGPRIRWQVCEKAMNLLGFRNEPLRHGLKREVFLFPLIENLASFMQGKSRKPQYFNRPFTELSNWWIERWMLPRWERINKIGQSPLAELDENEETPHLKVGGGR; this is translated from the coding sequence GTGAGTGATGCGGAACTACCAGCTTTGAGGAATCTGCTGGTCACAAAGCTAAATGAGATGGGTCTTTCACCTGCTAGTGGCATAGTTGATAAAGAGAAATTACGAGAGTTGCATCAAAAAGCCCGAGAGTTCGAAATAGCAAAGCAACGTGTTTGGATTGATACCAACTTCCGCAAATATGAAAAGTTTGTTGCTCGCCCAGAGGAAATTGATCCTTACAAAATTAGGCCTGTACTGGTGGAGGTAACTAGCCAGGAGCATCTCAACTTGTTTCGCTTTGCACGGCTGGTTTGGTGGTCACTTCCGCATACTCGTGGCTATGGTCGAAGGTTACAATTTTTGATTTTTGACGAGCAGAATAGCAAATTGATGGGACTAATTGGTCTTCAGTCACCACCAATAGACTTTCCTGCAAGAGATCGTTTGTTCAAGTACCCGAAGGAAGAAAAAATCGAATTGGTCAATCAGACGATGGATATATTTACATTAGGATCATTTCCTCCCTATAACGAATTACTGGGTGGAAAGCTAGCAGCACTTGCAGTAACTTCCAATGAAGTCAGAAAGGCGTATATAAGAAAATACGGTACATCAGTCACAGAAATGCGCGGCGCAATATTACCTCCTAATTTAGTTGCGTTGACAACAACCAGTGCTTATGGTCGAAGCAGCATCTATAATCGCCTGAAATTCAAAGGGCAGTTGGTTGGAAGATCGCTTGGTTTTACTGAGGGGTACGGTAGTTTCCATCTTCATGAGCTTTATCCGCTTTTCAAGACATTCCTAGAGTTACAAGGCTTTAAAGTCTCTGGGGGCTATGGAGTTGGGCCCCGCATTCGCTGGCAAGTATGCGAAAAAGCCATGAACCTACTTGGTTTTCGCAATGAACCGTTGCGACATGGCTTGAAGCGCGAGGTGTTTCTATTTCCACTTATCGAAAATCTCGCATCTTTTATGCAAGGCAAATCAAGAAAGCCCCAATACTTCAACCGCCCATTCACGGAACTTAGCAACTGGTGGATAGAAAGATGGATGCTGCCTCGGTGGGAAAGAATAAACAAAATCGGACAAAGCCCGCTTGCAGAACTCGATGAAAACGAAGAAACCCCCCACCTCAAGGTAGGTGGGGGGAGATAA
- a CDS encoding ATP-binding protein, whose protein sequence is MSNKPKSLLDTAEKIGVIGSPSSTTDVTLDILASAVNKKLVGELAVFQYQQEDSVHIALGQITEVTLRNVWHEDATMRSLIRQRGRVDAVSERQDTHLGQMTLSAVFAANGNTYKPSILGTVPATGTGIHLADDQVLDQLLSPYSNQLSYLGKVYSSKPKLPMWFKHFGRGPDGAGEAYHLGIFGKTGSGKSVLAKMIIMAYAKFPQMGILVIDPQGEFSKELEGGSAPGNFQLPMKEVISKQHKPISVYSVRNIVLDRWELFGQILYESRFFERLSISKGNNRQLAIDELTDRLKKARIALRNLHTRDSFDKAWNLLGDDTVQKVFYKQAEARERFKSVYNEADPDDFYNNQWLPVAHLFREDRKGAKKVETIIWELLDLNKHVRPIIVIDLSSESVTIQQKADARPLVQAMGIEESSDSESTNVLWNDMIQALVIKRLLQGIETIAEQAYGQDQNLNTLVMMDEAHRLAPREEPEEEELNGVRSLLIDAVRTTRKYGLGWMFISQTLSSLHREIVGQVRIFFFGFGLSMGNEFKSLSELVGGRNKALDLYQLFRDPHSSFSTESREYSFMTIGPVSPLSFAGTPLFFNVFNDVDEYLKANNFEVTK, encoded by the coding sequence ATGTCTAACAAACCAAAATCACTTTTAGATACTGCAGAAAAGATTGGAGTAATCGGCTCTCCATCTTCTACAACAGATGTCACCCTAGATATTTTGGCGAGCGCTGTGAACAAAAAACTTGTTGGTGAGCTCGCTGTTTTTCAATATCAGCAAGAAGATTCCGTTCATATAGCTCTGGGCCAAATAACTGAGGTTACTCTGCGTAATGTTTGGCATGAAGACGCAACCATGCGTAGTCTCATCCGCCAACGTGGGCGTGTAGATGCCGTAAGCGAACGGCAAGACACACACCTTGGGCAAATGACTCTCAGCGCGGTGTTTGCCGCTAATGGAAACACCTATAAGCCAAGCATTTTAGGCACAGTACCCGCAACTGGTACGGGAATCCATCTTGCCGATGATCAGGTGCTGGATCAGTTGTTGTCGCCATACAGCAATCAGTTGTCCTACTTAGGTAAGGTATACAGTTCTAAACCCAAGCTGCCTATGTGGTTCAAGCATTTCGGACGAGGCCCAGATGGGGCTGGTGAGGCTTATCACCTTGGGATTTTCGGCAAAACGGGTTCAGGGAAGTCTGTTCTAGCAAAGATGATTATCATGGCCTATGCAAAATTCCCTCAAATGGGCATTCTTGTGATTGACCCTCAAGGTGAGTTTTCAAAGGAGCTTGAAGGGGGTTCTGCACCAGGAAATTTTCAGCTTCCCATGAAAGAGGTAATCTCAAAGCAACACAAGCCGATTTCCGTATATAGCGTTCGGAATATTGTTCTTGATCGTTGGGAGTTATTTGGTCAAATTCTTTATGAATCACGTTTTTTTGAAAGACTCAGCATCTCTAAAGGCAATAATCGTCAGCTGGCTATAGATGAGCTTACTGACAGACTAAAGAAAGCTAGAATTGCCCTCAGGAATCTACATACTCGAGATTCATTCGACAAAGCCTGGAATTTACTCGGAGACGATACTGTACAAAAAGTATTTTATAAACAAGCTGAAGCACGAGAGAGGTTCAAATCTGTCTACAATGAGGCAGATCCTGATGATTTTTATAACAACCAGTGGCTTCCAGTTGCTCATTTATTCAGAGAAGACAGAAAAGGAGCAAAGAAAGTTGAAACTATAATTTGGGAGTTGCTAGACCTCAATAAGCATGTTCGCCCCATTATTGTAATTGATCTTTCTTCAGAATCTGTAACTATACAACAAAAAGCGGACGCACGTCCACTTGTTCAAGCAATGGGAATTGAAGAATCCTCCGATAGCGAATCGACAAACGTGCTTTGGAATGATATGATCCAAGCTCTTGTTATTAAGAGATTGTTGCAAGGAATTGAAACCATCGCTGAACAAGCATATGGTCAAGATCAAAACCTCAACACTTTGGTAATGATGGATGAAGCCCATCGATTAGCCCCGCGAGAAGAACCCGAAGAGGAGGAATTAAACGGTGTGAGGAGCCTCCTAATCGATGCTGTCAGAACGACTCGTAAATATGGTTTGGGCTGGATGTTCATAAGTCAGACGCTTTCAAGCCTGCATCGTGAAATCGTGGGTCAGGTTCGGATATTCTTTTTTGGATTTGGTTTAAGTATGGGTAATGAATTCAAGTCGCTAAGTGAACTCGTTGGGGGTAGGAATAAGGCACTTGATTTGTACCAACTGTTTAGAGATCCACATTCTTCGTTCAGTACAGAATCAAGAGAATACTCGTTCATGACTATTGGGCCTGTTTCACCACTGTCTTTTGCTGGAACGCCCTTGTTTTTCAATGTCTTCAACGACGTTGACGAATACTTGAAGGCTAACAACTTCGAGGTCACAAAGTGA
- a CDS encoding DNA double-strand break repair nuclease NurA, with the protein MVIHYLHIVRVALAPAKTDTPLLIDSKAVGYNQNKIMSENEKVFGELPASLVEEALSKSQTVAQTLLDSFQNIRQQKGKWRTELLAAELLGKDADLPYVSTPTTAGVDGACGVERLLANDFVVAAAVAVEGLAPPSNIYHWPEPRHLSFLETETHEAETGSILRGLMMSFELQIAVNAPHDVVFLDGSITTPIIFFNQSLSKASEAPNLLASQRLFQSIDSALEAFYKIASSTRSDRCWIAVPKYTTKREIGQKMGWPESLDDRGLLTSILEPGEYTKPLDLNQPAQPWHIGFEAAIKACRQNGWVELESKLTTAQGWWEKAQSLVNTTKMVYYRPNAWIPALRIEMGAAVANNKTRLATALHAVKHQCGTPSVMEPYPLYMADRMVKHLPKTIPTFRQVASQIIAESYEGDISEVFFGMHGYRTESGE; encoded by the coding sequence GTGGTAATCCACTATCTCCACATCGTACGCGTCGCCCTCGCTCCAGCGAAAACAGATACGCCATTGCTCATTGATTCAAAAGCAGTAGGGTACAATCAAAACAAGATTATGTCGGAAAACGAAAAAGTATTTGGGGAACTACCTGCCTCGCTTGTCGAAGAAGCGCTTTCGAAAAGCCAGACTGTGGCACAAACTTTGCTTGACTCTTTCCAAAATATACGGCAGCAAAAAGGCAAATGGAGGACAGAGCTGTTAGCCGCTGAGCTACTCGGTAAAGATGCTGATTTACCTTATGTATCAACCCCCACAACAGCAGGAGTTGATGGCGCATGTGGGGTTGAGCGGCTACTTGCAAATGATTTTGTAGTGGCTGCCGCAGTTGCTGTTGAAGGTCTAGCACCCCCATCCAACATTTACCACTGGCCTGAACCTCGACACCTTAGTTTTCTTGAAACCGAGACGCATGAAGCAGAAACAGGTAGTATTTTGCGTGGCTTGATGATGAGCTTTGAGCTACAAATTGCCGTAAATGCACCTCATGATGTTGTTTTCTTAGATGGTTCGATCACAACTCCAATTATTTTCTTCAACCAATCACTTAGCAAAGCAAGCGAAGCACCCAATCTGCTCGCGTCTCAACGTTTATTTCAATCCATAGACAGTGCCCTCGAGGCTTTCTACAAGATTGCTTCGTCAACTCGAAGCGACCGCTGTTGGATAGCTGTTCCAAAATACACAACCAAACGCGAAATTGGGCAAAAGATGGGTTGGCCCGAATCGCTTGATGATCGGGGTCTGCTTACATCTATTCTCGAGCCAGGCGAATATACCAAACCTCTCGATCTAAACCAACCTGCACAACCTTGGCACATCGGATTTGAGGCAGCCATAAAGGCTTGCCGGCAAAATGGCTGGGTAGAATTAGAATCTAAGTTAACCACTGCCCAAGGTTGGTGGGAAAAGGCTCAGTCATTAGTAAACACTACTAAGATGGTCTATTATCGTCCCAATGCTTGGATTCCTGCGCTTAGGATCGAGATGGGTGCAGCCGTAGCCAACAATAAAACTCGCCTAGCCACAGCCCTGCACGCAGTAAAACATCAATGCGGTACGCCCTCTGTGATGGAACCTTACCCTTTGTATATGGCAGATAGAATGGTCAAGCATCTTCCTAAAACTATCCCTACATTCCGCCAAGTAGCATCTCAAATAATCGCAGAAAGCTACGAGGGAGATATAAGCGAAGTGTTTTTTGGAATGCACGGATATAGAACTGAATCAGGAGAGTAG
- a CDS encoding HigA family addiction module antitoxin, whose amino-acid sequence MAKKLSPIHPGEILLEEFLKPQGISQYRLAKDIGVPARRINEIVHSQRAISPDTALRLSRYFSMSERFWMNLQNRYDLEMENDR is encoded by the coding sequence ATGGCCAAGAAACTTAGTCCCATCCATCCTGGCGAAATCCTGCTCGAAGAGTTTCTCAAGCCCCAGGGTATCAGCCAATACCGACTGGCAAAGGATATCGGGGTACCTGCTCGCCGCATCAACGAAATTGTACATAGCCAGCGGGCCATCAGCCCCGATACCGCCTTGAGGCTGTCACGCTATTTTTCCATGAGCGAGCGCTTCTGGATGAACCTACAAAACCGATACGACCTCGAGATGGAAAATGACAGATAG
- a CDS encoding HNH endonuclease: MNLDSPRILVLNAGYEPLGLASVKRAVILVMNGTAEVVEESGEYLRTPSKPYPIPSIIRLKRLVRRPPGRLALNRRNILRRDAYTCQYCGKRGSDLTVDHVFPKSRGGRSIWENLVAACRPCNLKKKNRTPEEAGMRLARRPIAPRHSLLLVADLPHLPEAWRMYLPEVDHHR; encoded by the coding sequence GTGAACCTTGACTCCCCCCGCATCCTGGTGCTCAACGCCGGGTACGAGCCCCTGGGCCTGGCCAGCGTCAAGCGGGCCGTCATTCTGGTCATGAACGGAACCGCCGAGGTCGTCGAGGAAAGCGGCGAATACCTACGAACTCCCAGCAAGCCCTACCCCATTCCCAGCATTATCCGCCTCAAACGTCTGGTTCGCCGCCCTCCGGGGCGGCTTGCGCTTAACCGCCGGAACATCCTGCGCCGCGACGCCTACACCTGCCAGTACTGCGGCAAGCGCGGGAGCGACCTCACGGTGGATCACGTCTTCCCCAAAAGCCGGGGGGGCCGCAGCATCTGGGAAAATCTGGTAGCGGCTTGCCGCCCCTGCAACCTCAAGAAGAAAAACCGCACCCCCGAGGAAGCTGGCATGCGCCTGGCCCGCCGCCCCATCGCCCCCCGCCACAGCCTCTTGTTGGTGGCCGACCTGCCCCACCTGCCCGAGGCCTGGCGCATGTACCTGCCCGAAGTGGATCATCACCGCTAA
- a CDS encoding Hsp33 family molecular chaperone HslO, producing MGRLIRGLAAEGNLRVLAVETTDIAEEARARHQLSPTATAALGRAMSGVLLLTFLLSKTPRERVSLQFVGNGPLGRTVVEAAPDGFVRGYVKNPRANPPLRPDGKLNVGAAIGRGELKVDRLLSNEELYQSSVELVSGEVAEDLVRYLWQSEQIPSAVLLGVRVNGSGTVHIAGGVAIQVLPGCPEEVIGRLEQNLQGRTSITDLLLERGLEGAVMALMEGLDYDPTDLSVVGFREGHIPLSFRCRCSRERALNALVYFSPQEREEMIEQDGGAEVFCHWCAERYQITPEEIRSLPLGEGFRGEVPKA from the coding sequence ATGGGTCGTTTGATTCGCGGGCTGGCAGCCGAGGGCAACCTGCGCGTGCTGGCCGTTGAAACCACCGATATTGCTGAAGAAGCTCGGGCACGCCACCAGCTTTCGCCCACTGCCACAGCGGCGCTGGGCCGGGCCATGAGTGGGGTATTGCTGCTCACCTTCTTGCTCTCCAAGACACCCAGAGAACGGGTGAGCCTCCAGTTTGTGGGTAATGGACCCCTGGGGCGAACCGTGGTGGAGGCTGCCCCGGATGGGTTCGTGCGGGGGTACGTCAAAAACCCCCGGGCCAACCCACCCCTGCGGCCCGATGGCAAACTGAATGTAGGGGCGGCCATAGGCCGGGGTGAGCTCAAGGTAGACCGGCTCTTGTCCAACGAGGAACTCTATCAGTCCAGCGTGGAGCTGGTAAGCGGGGAAGTGGCCGAAGACCTGGTCCGCTATCTGTGGCAGTCGGAGCAAATCCCCTCGGCGGTGTTGCTGGGGGTGCGGGTCAATGGTTCGGGCACGGTACATATTGCGGGTGGGGTGGCGATCCAGGTGTTGCCGGGTTGCCCCGAGGAGGTGATTGGGCGGCTCGAGCAAAACCTGCAAGGGCGCACCAGCATTACCGATTTGCTGCTGGAGCGGGGGCTCGAGGGGGCCGTGATGGCCCTGATGGAGGGCCTGGACTACGACCCCACCGACCTGAGCGTGGTGGGCTTCCGCGAGGGGCACATCCCGCTTTCCTTCCGCTGCCGGTGTAGCCGTGAACGGGCCCTGAATGCGCTGGTCTACTTCTCGCCTCAGGAGCGGGAAGAGATGATTGAACAGGACGGTGGGGCCGAGGTTTTTTGCCACTGGTGTGCCGAGCGATACCAGATTACCCCCGAGGAAATCCGCTCCCTGCCTCTGGGGGAGGGCTTCAGGGGTGAGGTGCCCAAGGCTTGA
- the galK gene encoding galactokinase — MSTFKEVFGTEPIVRVSAPGRVNLLGEHTDYNGGFVFPTPLPYQTHIEAAPAEGTEAYAENFQERKSRGLGEPRQGDWLDYLAGCVWVLHQHGHVVPGLRAYVRSDVPMTGGLSSSAALEVATLRALRELYRLPLDDVQIALLAQQAEVEYVGVRCGIMDQMASSVGRLGYGLFLDTQNLTTRLAPLPQGYRVPVVDSGLPRRLAESGYNTRRSECEQACALLGVKSLRELSPADLPRINALPEPLNRRARHVVTENQRVLEGVQALEQGDIERFGQLMVASHVSLRDDYQVSIPELDQLVEAELRHGAVGARLTGAGFGGSTVALVAEARYEEFKKGVIQDYPRARFL, encoded by the coding sequence ATGAGCACGTTCAAGGAAGTCTTCGGCACCGAACCCATCGTGCGCGTTTCTGCGCCGGGCCGGGTCAACCTGCTGGGCGAACACACCGACTACAACGGGGGCTTTGTTTTTCCCACGCCCCTCCCCTATCAGACCCACATAGAGGCCGCCCCTGCCGAGGGTACCGAAGCTTATGCCGAGAACTTCCAGGAGCGCAAAAGCCGGGGGCTGGGCGAACCCAGGCAGGGCGACTGGCTGGACTATCTGGCGGGCTGCGTGTGGGTGCTGCACCAACACGGGCACGTCGTACCGGGCTTGCGGGCCTATGTGCGTAGCGATGTCCCCATGACCGGTGGGCTTTCTAGCTCGGCGGCGCTGGAAGTGGCGACCCTGCGGGCCTTGCGCGAGCTGTACAGGCTGCCCCTGGACGACGTGCAGATTGCCCTGCTGGCCCAACAAGCCGAGGTGGAGTACGTGGGGGTACGTTGCGGCATTATGGATCAGATGGCCTCGTCGGTGGGGCGGCTGGGCTATGGGCTGTTTTTGGATACTCAGAACCTTACCACCCGGCTGGCCCCCTTGCCCCAGGGGTACCGGGTGCCGGTGGTGGACTCAGGGCTGCCACGCCGCCTGGCCGAGTCGGGCTACAACACCCGCCGCAGCGAGTGCGAGCAGGCCTGCGCCCTGCTGGGGGTGAAGTCGCTGCGCGAGCTCTCCCCCGCCGACCTGCCCCGCATCAATGCCCTGCCCGAGCCCCTGAACCGCCGCGCGCGCCATGTAGTAACCGAAAACCAGCGGGTGCTGGAGGGGGTACAGGCCCTGGAGCAGGGCGATATTGAGCGCTTTGGTCAGTTGATGGTGGCCTCACATGTCTCGCTGCGCGACGATTACCAGGTTTCTATTCCCGAGCTCGACCAGTTGGTGGAGGCCGAATTGCGCCATGGGGCAGTAGGCGCCCGCCTGACCGGGGCCGGTTTTGGCGGTTCGACGGTCGCGTTGGTGGCAGAGGCCCGCTACGAAGAATTCAAAAAAGGCGTTATACAAGACTATCCTCGAGCCCGGTTTCTATAA
- a CDS encoding Xaa-Pro peptidase family protein, whose translation MNPFALARLRAWMENQGFERFFVQQPENFAWLTGGGDNTVVAFRPVAAWLEVTPETVRLHASQIEAGRLLDEETPGLEVLRYPWYSPPTPQGQSDLEHDLTTLRLVLSAAEQERYRALGREAAMALGESLRFADPGWSEYDLAGAISEELLSKGIQPLVLLVAGEERLFRYRHPIPTRRPLGRLFMGVICGRRHGLFANVSRLRSFGHPEAGSLNEQICQVEAAALEASRPGATLGEVLEQIRSAYQRIGRAEEFENHHQGGLTGYKSREVLARPGNPTRLEVGMALAWNPSLPGAKVEDTFLLTETGLENLTRDPEWPMMQVAGHLRPMVLEG comes from the coding sequence ATGAATCCTTTTGCACTGGCCCGTCTGCGTGCCTGGATGGAAAACCAGGGCTTTGAGCGCTTTTTTGTGCAGCAACCGGAGAACTTTGCCTGGCTCACGGGGGGCGGCGACAACACAGTCGTCGCCTTTCGCCCGGTAGCGGCCTGGCTCGAGGTGACCCCCGAGACCGTGCGCTTACATGCCTCGCAAATCGAAGCGGGGCGGCTGCTGGACGAGGAAACCCCGGGCCTCGAGGTGCTGCGCTACCCCTGGTACAGCCCCCCCACCCCCCAGGGGCAAAGCGACCTCGAGCACGACCTCACCACGCTAAGGCTGGTGCTCTCCGCAGCGGAGCAGGAGCGCTACCGTGCCCTGGGCCGCGAGGCGGCTATGGCCCTGGGCGAGAGCCTCCGCTTTGCCGACCCCGGCTGGAGCGAGTACGACCTGGCCGGGGCCATCAGCGAAGAGCTGCTTTCCAAAGGCATACAACCCCTGGTGCTTTTGGTCGCGGGTGAGGAACGGTTGTTCCGCTACCGCCACCCCATCCCCACACGGCGGCCCCTGGGGCGGCTCTTCATGGGGGTTATCTGCGGTCGGCGGCACGGCCTCTTTGCCAACGTAAGCCGCCTGCGCAGCTTTGGACACCCCGAAGCCGGCAGCCTTAACGAGCAAATCTGCCAGGTCGAGGCAGCTGCGCTGGAGGCCTCCCGGCCTGGGGCCACCCTGGGCGAGGTGTTGGAGCAGATACGTTCGGCCTATCAGCGCATTGGCCGCGCCGAGGAGTTTGAAAACCATCACCAGGGCGGCCTGACCGGCTACAAAAGCCGCGAGGTGCTGGCCCGGCCCGGCAACCCCACCCGGCTCGAGGTCGGCATGGCCCTGGCCTGGAACCCCAGCCTGCCGGGGGCCAAGGTGGAGGATACCTTCTTGCTGACCGAGACCGGACTGGAAAATCTCACCCGAGACCCCGAGTGGCCCATGATGCAGGTGGCAGGGCATCTGCGCCCGATGGTGCTCGAGGGCTAA
- the galT gene encoding galactose-1-phosphate uridylyltransferase, with translation MHKRVYQKKDGRMLYLYGQKPHTLPALEEGENTGQAQSHARWHPLRQEWVVFAASRQGRTFLPPKQYDPLAPSKPGGFPSEIPFEDFEIAVFQNRWPSLSPQAGEPPEDLAIPTRDARGDCEVVVYTPEHSGSIASLSPERRELLVQVWADRYRDLYAREHIQYVMPFENRGEQMGVTLHHPHGQIYAYPWVPPILQKELEAFQKSPVLLDLLPHLGPYTVLEDEYTIACIPPYARYPYELLVFPKRFRPGLWTFSTAETQSFARTLGQVVQKLDNLFHKPMPYVMALHAAPKGAEAVFHFHVEFYPALRTADKLKYLAGTEIAAGTFAMDALPEETARVLRAVEI, from the coding sequence ATGCATAAGCGTGTATACCAGAAAAAAGATGGCCGCATGCTCTACCTCTACGGCCAAAAACCCCACACCCTGCCCGCACTCGAGGAAGGCGAAAACACCGGGCAAGCTCAATCCCACGCCCGCTGGCATCCCCTGCGGCAGGAGTGGGTGGTGTTTGCCGCCAGCCGCCAGGGCCGCACCTTCCTGCCCCCCAAGCAGTACGACCCTTTAGCCCCCAGCAAGCCCGGCGGCTTTCCCAGCGAAATCCCCTTTGAGGACTTCGAGATTGCCGTGTTTCAAAACCGCTGGCCCTCGCTCTCGCCCCAGGCGGGCGAGCCCCCGGAGGACCTCGCCATCCCCACCCGCGACGCCAGGGGCGACTGTGAAGTGGTGGTCTATACTCCCGAGCACAGCGGCAGCATCGCCTCGCTCAGCCCCGAGCGGCGCGAGCTTTTGGTACAGGTCTGGGCCGACCGCTACCGCGACCTCTACGCCCGCGAACACATCCAGTACGTGATGCCCTTCGAGAACCGGGGCGAGCAGATGGGGGTGACGCTGCACCACCCTCACGGGCAGATTTACGCCTACCCCTGGGTTCCGCCCATCCTGCAAAAAGAGCTCGAGGCCTTTCAAAAGAGCCCGGTACTGCTGGATCTGCTGCCTCATCTGGGGCCTTACACCGTGCTCGAAGACGAGTACACCATCGCTTGCATCCCGCCTTATGCCCGCTACCCCTACGAGCTGCTGGTCTTCCCCAAGCGGTTCCGGCCTGGCCTCTGGACCTTCAGCACTGCCGAAACCCAGAGCTTCGCCCGGACGCTGGGCCAGGTGGTGCAAAAGCTGGACAACCTCTTCCACAAACCCATGCCCTACGTGATGGCCCTGCACGCTGCCCCCAAAGGAGCCGAGGCGGTCTTTCATTTCCATGTGGAGTTCTACCCGGCTTTGCGCACCGCCGACAAGCTCAAATACCTGGCCGGAACCGAGATTGCCGCCGGCACCTTTGCCATGGACGCGCTGCCCGAGGAGACCGCCAGGGTGCTGCGGGCGGTGGAGATATAA
- a CDS encoding glycoside hydrolase family 36 protein, producing the protein MQIQGYDFHINAGRLEETLGGYLLHGKHVQIGHPFGRTLFFKHGWQSWSEAAWVSLKENPRPILPPERRPQCDDPAYALSPVHGGSGLGGLEGYDGRMLFLGALRLGARVEADRLNLKGACDHEMQWFLAYGEAQQVLSRYAELLATTLGVRAQRPAPRVWCSWYSYYSDISEGQLLQTIAGLQGLPFEVFQVDDGWQQNMGDWEPNHKFPSGMSAIALRAQSQGLTPGLWLAPFIARPSSNLFKEHPDWFLRDEQGELVPAGNNWGGFYALDVTLPAVQYWLRSLIQTVRGWGYRYLKLDFLYAAALPGKRPGGEAREDAYREALRVIREAAGDDVYILACGAPIIASLGLVDGLRIGPDVAPYWDNEDRRVFLHDPTGPAAYNALRTCLHRLWLKPLVHTDPDVAYFRSRYNLLTPAQRAVLQDLALVAGFKATSDPPEWLDDEEREQLRAWLEATPSIEQTGPYSFKIGEREVDFSSWL; encoded by the coding sequence ATGCAGATTCAGGGCTACGACTTTCACATTAATGCAGGGAGGCTCGAGGAGACTCTGGGTGGCTACCTGTTGCATGGCAAGCATGTGCAGATTGGGCATCCTTTTGGCCGCACCCTGTTTTTCAAGCATGGTTGGCAGAGCTGGAGCGAGGCCGCCTGGGTCAGCCTCAAGGAAAACCCCAGGCCCATCCTGCCCCCCGAACGCCGCCCCCAGTGCGACGACCCCGCCTACGCCCTCTCGCCCGTCCACGGCGGCAGTGGCCTGGGGGGCCTCGAGGGCTACGACGGGCGTATGCTTTTTCTGGGGGCGCTGCGACTCGGCGCCCGTGTCGAGGCCGACCGCCTGAATCTGAAGGGCGCGTGCGACCACGAAATGCAGTGGTTCTTGGCCTACGGCGAAGCCCAGCAGGTTCTGAGCCGCTACGCCGAACTGCTCGCTACCACCCTGGGGGTGCGGGCCCAGCGGCCTGCGCCGCGGGTGTGGTGCAGCTGGTATAGCTACTACAGCGACATCTCCGAAGGCCAGTTGCTCCAGACCATCGCCGGTTTGCAGGGCCTGCCTTTCGAGGTGTTTCAGGTAGACGACGGCTGGCAGCAAAATATGGGCGACTGGGAGCCCAACCACAAGTTCCCCTCTGGGATGAGCGCCATCGCGCTCAGGGCCCAGAGCCAGGGCCTCACCCCCGGCCTCTGGCTGGCCCCCTTTATTGCCCGGCCCAGCTCCAACCTGTTCAAGGAACACCCCGACTGGTTCTTGCGCGACGAGCAGGGCGAGCTGGTTCCGGCAGGCAACAACTGGGGCGGCTTCTACGCCCTGGACGTGACCCTACCGGCGGTACAGTACTGGCTGCGCAGCCTGATCCAGACGGTGCGGGGCTGGGGCTACCGGTACTTGAAGCTCGACTTTTTGTATGCAGCGGCCCTACCGGGAAAAAGGCCGGGCGGGGAGGCGCGGGAGGACGCCTACCGCGAGGCGCTGCGTGTAATCCGCGAGGCCGCCGGCGACGATGTGTATATTCTGGCTTGCGGAGCACCCATTATTGCCTCGTTGGGGCTGGTGGATGGGCTTCGTATTGGGCCGGATGTAGCTCCCTACTGGGACAACGAAGACCGGCGGGTGTTCTTGCACGACCCCACCGGCCCGGCCGCCTACAACGCCCTGCGCACCTGCCTGCACCGGCTCTGGCTCAAGCCCCTGGTGCATACCGACCCGGATGTGGCCTACTTCCGCTCCCGCTACAACCTGCTCACCCCAGCGCAGCGGGCCGTGCTGCAAGACCTGGCGCTGGTTGCGGGCTTCAAGGCCACCTCCGACCCCCCCGAATGGCTGGACGACGAGGAACGGGAGCAACTTAGGGCCTGGCTCGAGGCCACCCCTAGCATCGAACAAACCGGCCCCTACAGCTTCAAAATCGGCGAGCGCGAGGTGGATTTCTCGAGCTGGCTTTAG